From a region of the Rhodothermales bacterium genome:
- a CDS encoding zinc metallopeptidase, with translation MKWKSGRRSQNVEDRRGRGGRMMRRPATKVGGGFIVVALLAVLFMGEDAGKLLEVLGGAGAPMVQSAPPVATQASDELAQFVSVVLADTEDAWSSVFSKYGSRYAEPNLVLFTDAVESACGMNTAATGPFYCPGDNKVYLDLSFLEQLRRFGAHGDFALAYVIAHEVGHHVQSLLGTEREVRRLQGRLGRADRNAVSVLMELQADCYAGLWARQADQTRGILDEGDLEEALNAAASIGDDRLQRMSGRRVQPEGFTHGTSAQRSQWFRTGFNSATLEACDTFAQLR, from the coding sequence ATGAAGTGGAAGTCAGGGCGACGAAGTCAAAACGTTGAGGATCGTCGCGGTCGCGGGGGCCGGATGATGAGAAGGCCGGCGACGAAAGTCGGCGGGGGATTCATAGTCGTGGCGCTCCTTGCTGTTCTGTTCATGGGTGAGGATGCCGGGAAATTGCTGGAGGTACTGGGTGGAGCCGGTGCACCGATGGTCCAGTCCGCTCCGCCGGTCGCCACGCAAGCATCTGACGAACTCGCTCAATTTGTATCCGTTGTTCTTGCAGATACGGAGGATGCGTGGTCCTCGGTATTCTCGAAGTATGGCAGCCGCTACGCCGAGCCCAACCTTGTACTCTTTACGGACGCCGTCGAATCGGCATGCGGAATGAATACGGCTGCCACCGGTCCGTTCTACTGTCCGGGAGATAACAAAGTGTACCTGGACCTCAGCTTTCTCGAGCAGCTCAGGCGCTTCGGTGCGCATGGTGATTTCGCTCTTGCGTATGTGATCGCACACGAGGTGGGGCATCATGTCCAGAGCCTGCTGGGCACGGAGCGCGAGGTGCGTCGTTTGCAGGGTCGCCTCGGACGGGCCGATCGCAATGCCGTGTCAGTCTTGATGGAACTGCAGGCGGACTGCTATGCGGGTCTGTGGGCGCGCCAGGCTGATCAGACGAGGGGGATTCTTGATGAGGGTGACCTCGAGGAGGCGCTCAATGCGGCAGCGTCTATCGGGGATGATCGACTTCAGCGAATGTCCGGCAGGCGCGTCCAGCCGGAGGGGTTTACGCACGGAACGTCGGCGCAGCGCTCGCAGTGGTTCCGGACGGGCTTCAACTCAGCGACACTAGAGGCGTGTGACACGTTCGCACAGCTTCGATAG